A section of the Kribbella sp. HUAS MG21 genome encodes:
- a CDS encoding sigma factor encodes MRAERDGPAEELRAFMGRVIALEEDMDRAGAFVFGGALHGQAVATLVRVFGDIGLAEDAVQDAFVTAMDRWPRDGVPDNPAGWIVATARNRAIDVVRRNRRGRELTEHMATERVRTAPADGDPFDPMRDDQLRRSW; translated from the coding sequence ATGAGGGCAGAGCGGGACGGTCCCGCGGAGGAGCTGCGCGCGTTCATGGGCCGGGTGATCGCGCTGGAGGAGGACATGGACCGGGCCGGGGCTTTCGTGTTCGGTGGGGCGTTGCACGGGCAGGCGGTGGCGACGTTGGTCAGGGTGTTCGGCGACATCGGGCTCGCCGAGGACGCCGTACAGGATGCTTTCGTGACCGCGATGGATCGCTGGCCACGCGACGGTGTCCCGGACAACCCGGCCGGCTGGATCGTCGCCACCGCGCGGAACCGTGCGATCGACGTCGTACGGCGAAATCGACGTGGGCGCGAGCTGACCGAGCACATGGCGACGGAACGGGTCCGCACCGCGCCCGCTGACGGCGATCCTTTCGACCCGATGCGGGACGACCAGCTGCGGCGTTCCTGGTGA